A genome region from Mercenaria mercenaria strain notata chromosome 11, MADL_Memer_1, whole genome shotgun sequence includes the following:
- the LOC128546748 gene encoding uncharacterized protein LOC128546748: MHRILGSKSKRDRKTYDKENLKKDYAATLKGMSVYRACRLYQVPESTLRDRTRNKVSLDCKSGPTTIFTYSEEKQLVELVDHIVYLGNIGYGYSVQEMKYLAADYAGNLMREHDLLTAPERIYNIDESGSSTEHTPPKIICDKTTKPQSVTSPRSKNVTIIGGANAIGNHVPPFYIFPGKRWNDSLLDGAVAGAAGGMSESGWFNRGLFEEYIINHFARHVGLDRGDRPTTLILYDGHKSHLSLTLTQWAKDHRVILFVLPPHSSHLTQPLDVGVFGPMKKFFYQECKLYMHANPGVSITRYEVAKLTNKPFSKAFSPINIISAFKKSGMYPFDSEKNIRETNSSCYYLQY; encoded by the exons ATGCATAGAATTTTG gGATCAAAATCAAAAAGGGATAGAAAAACATATgacaaagaaaatcttaaaaaagacTATGCTGCCACTTTGAAAGGAATGTCCGTCTACAGGGCCTGCAGACTATACCAGGTGCCTGAATCAACACTCAGGGATAGAACGAGGAATAAGGTCTCATTGGACTGTAAATCAGGCCCAACTACGATTTTCACATACTCAGAGGAGAAGCAACTGGTAGAACTGGTAGACCACATCGTTTATTTGGGCAACATTGGATATGGTTATTCAGTCCAGGAGATGAAATATTTAGCAGCAGATTATGCCG gTAACCTGATGAGAGAGCATGACCTCCTGACTGCACCAGAGAGGATATATAACATAGACGAGTCAGGTTCTTCTACAGAACACACCCCACCAAAGATCATTTGTGACAAGACCACAAAGCCACAGTCTGTGACATCACCTCGGTCAAAGAACGTCACCATCATTGGAGGGGCCAATGCCATTGGGAATCATGTCCCGCCGTTTTATATATTCCCAGGAAAACGGTGGAATGACAGCCTGCTTGATGGCGCTGTAGCTGGTGCAGCTGGGGGCATGTCTGAAAGTGGCTGGTTCAACCGTGGACTATTCGAGGAGTACATCATTAACCACTTTGCCAGACACGTTGGTCTGGACAGGGGAGACAGACCAACTACATTGATTCTTTATGATGGACACAAATCGCATCTGTCATTAACACTGACACAGTGGGCCAAGGATCATAGAGTTATACTTTTTGTCCTACCACCACACTCCAGTCACTTAACCCAGCCCTTAGACGTTGGGGTCTTTGGACCTATGAAGAAATTCTTCTATCAGGAGTGTAAGCTGTACATGCATGCAAACCCAGGAGTTTCCATTACCAGATACGAAGTTGCCAAGCTCACAAACAAGCCGTTTTCAAAAGCCTTCTCTCCCATCAACATCATATCTGCattcaaaaagtcaggaatgtatCCTTTTGATTCAGAGAAAAATATCAGAGAAACAAACAGCTCCTGCTACTATCTACAATACTGA